Genomic DNA from Thermodesulfobacteriota bacterium:
GTGGAGGCTGGGGCTGGCTTAGGCTGACTTCTGCCAGGCGCCGTTGCCGAGCACCCGGTCCAGGACCCGGCCCAGCTCGGCCAGGTCGTAGGGCTTGAGGACCACGGCCGCAAAGCCGTGGCGCCGGGGCTCGGCCAGGATGGGGTCGCTGGAGTAGCCGGAGGAGACCACCACCCGGGCCTGGGGGTCCAGGGCCAGGAGGTGAGGCAGGGCCTGGCGGCCGCCCATGCCGCCGGGCACCGTGAGGTCGAGGATCACCAGGGAGAACCGCCGGCCTTCCGC
This window encodes:
- a CDS encoding response regulator, which gives rise to LVMDDDPLVRSVAAAMLAELGYRVALATDGAEAVTLFRQATAEGRRFSLVILDLTVPGGMGGRQALPHLLALDPQARVVVSSGYSSDPILAEPRRHGFAAVVLKPYDLAELGRVLDRVLGNGAWQKSA